A stretch of DNA from Silvanigrella paludirubra:
GTCGTTTAGTTACTTATACAGGTTCGCATACGTGGACAAAGTTAAAAGGAATGAAGCCACAAGGTTTTTGTGGAGGCAAGTTTGGATATTGGTCTAAAAAACCGAAGCTATCTTAGTTTTCGTATGACTTTTCTTCGGCAATTTCTTTTAACAAATTTAAATCTACAATATTAAAATCAGAAATATTCCCCTCAATGGCACCCATTTTTTTTAACTCAGAAAAAACCCTGCTTACCGTTTCTGGGGTCATATCGGAAAGATCTGCAAAATCACTGCGGTTTAAATAGGCTCTTTTCACATTATCTCTATTCATAAAATAGGGGTGGATTTCTAAAAAACAAGCAGCAAGTCGTTGTTTAGCTGTTTTGTATCTAACACCTTCAATTCGATTATATAACATCGAAGAGTGACGACAAATCCTTCTTAAAAAATCTAAATAAATAGAACAATTTTTTTCCCCTATTCCTGAAATAGCCACATTGGGAACTGACATAAACTCACAATTTGTTATGGCAGTACATGTTCTTTCATAATAAGGAT
This window harbors:
- a CDS encoding Crp/Fnr family transcriptional regulator; translation: MKKNETMNSAKKFMTLFPSLNQEELEILIQSSTELRVKKEQNIFIAGEKAYSIYFITSGCVKFTKECDRNRSIISGLAKEGDCFGIYEMFAKYPYYERTCTAITNCEFMSVPNVAISGIGEKNCSIYLDFLRRICRHSSMLYNRIEGVRYKTAKQRLAACFLEIHPYFMNRDNVKRAYLNRSDFADLSDMTPETVSRVFSELKKMGAIEGNISDFNIVDLNLLKEIAEEKSYEN